The Puntigrus tetrazona isolate hp1 chromosome 19, ASM1883169v1, whole genome shotgun sequence genome has a segment encoding these proteins:
- the atxn1a gene encoding ataxin-1a, producing the protein MKSNQERSNECLPPKKREIPASTLPSEERPMVMAPANESQRSGNLAWLASLASGHDRGRQHTSTSSEADGPLYKPLSAAAESTPPSSTHLSRAPTAVTTIPALYTSPLSQPAGPIQYTPLHPNLHFISSPYSAPYAGYISPLVPPSIATTTTQREIYASTSNSPASKIDQHHQLGRHPGMVTTDNTPSPHSTQYIQIAGSPLSVSPRTAPSPHAHLPPHLHPHHTLPISGPSPVLHITHTDGPLPKREETRPREVLNGELEKDRRFGLSPESSAGKQGSTAKGGSSTQQHQIHQQQSPRHYEARHVVLPAEYAQDSAAMRASLVLVPNSHSSGGADPGGTPDKLPPPTSHTEKGGICAGKPISRSSSSSASLPFPPPPPPVDSLKGAVTTLSPHAVIQTTHNTTESLSLGLSSTNFYSAQQPIIGYIAGTGHQQPLSYHTSLSQHLVIPGTQPVIIPVSGTEASATSTTPPLPTALPHAFVTSMAPKVETFEAPAPYSHPAAAVVQAQLHLPVVPAPAGLLTTPPPPSAPSLPPYFTKGSIIQLADGELKRVEDLKTEDFIQSAEISNELKIDSSTVERIDSSHTPNFAIIQFAVGEHRSQVSVEVLVEYPFFVFGQGWSSCCPERTTQLLELPCTKLSVGDVCISLTLKNLRNGSIKKSQGQVLDAPSLGPPLKSPKALSSGVRGGVRHTEQENGLGQCGDQGGGGGQGNRENGELKFGERDICKAPPVTESKSGSKPTGRKRRWSAPEGRKVENPEGEPPLTFPKPSFIPQEVKISIEGRSNVGK; encoded by the exons ATGAAGTCAAACCAGGAGCGGAGCAATGAATGCCTGCCCCCAAAGAAGCGTGAAATCCCAGCAAGCACTCTGCCCTCAGAGGAGAGGCCCATGGTGATGGCGCCTGCCAATGAGAGCCAGCGTTCGGGAAACCTGGCCTGGCTTGCCAGTTTGGCAAGCGGACATGACAGAGGGCGGCAGCACACCAGCACCTCCTCAGAAGCCGATGGGCCTCTATACAAACCGTTGTCAGCCGCAGCTGAGAGCACACCTCCCTCATCCACACATTTATCCAGAGCTCCCACTGCAGTGACCACCATACCTGCATTGTACACGTCACCCCTCTCTCAGCCTGCTGGTCCTATCCAGTACACACCCCTGCATCCCAATCTTCACTTCATCAGCTCTCCATACTCTGCACCGTATGCTGGCTACATCTCACCTTTAGTTCCCCCTTCAATTGCCACCACTACCACACAACGTGAGATTTATGCCAGCACCTCCAATTCTCCAGCATCCAAAATTGACCAGCACCACCAATTGGGCCGTCATCCTGGCATGGTAACAACTGACAACACACCTTCGCCCCACTCCACCCAATACATCCAAATTGCTGGTTCTCCTCTAAGCGTATCTCCTCGGACTGCTCCGTCACCTCATGCTCACTTGCCTCCACACTTGCACCCTCACCACACGCTCCCCATCAGTGGCCCCTCGCCAGTCTTACACATCACGCACACAGATGGACCTTTACCCAAGAGGGAGGAGACAAGGCCCAGGGAGGTTCTGAACGGAGAGCTGGAGAAGGACAGACGCTTTGGTCTGTCTCCCGAATCTAGTGCAGGGAAGCAGGGCAGCACCGCCAAAGGGGGTTCCTCCACCCAACAGCACCAGATCCACCAGCAGCAGAGCCCACGTCACTATGAGGCTCGACACGTGGTGCTACCTGCCGAATATGCGCAGGACAGCGCAGCCATGCGGGCCTCGTTGGTGCTGGTACCCAACAGTCATAGCTCCGGTGGTGCTGATCCTGGAGGTACACCTGACAAGCTGCCTCCCCCAACATCCCACACTGAGAAAGGAGGGATTTGCGCAGGCAAACCTATATCCCGCAGTTCCTCCTCCTCAGCCTCCCTTCCATTTCCTCCTCCCCCTCCACCTGTGGACAGTCTGAAGGGGGCAGTTACCACACTGTCTCCTCATGCAGTCATTCAGACTACACATAACACCACAGAGTCACTCTCGCTGGGCCTCTCCTCCACCAATTTCTACTCTGCCCAGCAGCCCATCATCGGTTACATTGCCGGCACAGGGCACCAGCAACCTCTCAGCTACCACACCAGCCTATCCCAGCACCTGGTCATCCCTGGAACTCAGCCAGTCATCATCCCAGTGAGTGGAACTGAAGCTAGTGCTACATCGACCACACCGCCCTTGCCCACGGCACTGCCCCATGCTTTCGTCACCTCAATGGCCCCAAAAGTAGAGACATTTGAGGCTCCAGCTCCTTACTCCCACCCTGCCGCAGCTGTGGTTCAAGCCCAGTTGCATCTGCCTGTGGTTCCAGCCCCTGCCGGCCTGCTGACAACTCCACCGCCGCCCTCGGCCCCTTCACTGCCCCCTTACTTCACCAAGGGCTCCATCATCCAGTTGGCGGATGGGGAATTGAAGCGGGTGGAGGACCTGAAGACAGAGGATTTCATTCAGAGTGCTGAGATCAGCAATGAGCTGAAGATCGACTCCAGCACCGTAGAGCGCATCGACAGCAGTCATACGCCTAACTTTGCTATTATACAGTTTGCTGTCGGAGAGCATCGCTCACAG GTCAGCGTGGAGGTGCTGGTAGAGTATCCTTTCTTTGTGTTCGGTCAGGGCTGGTCATCATGTTGTCCAGAACGGACAACCCAGCTGCTTGAGTTGCCATGCACCAAGCTTTCAGTAGGCGACGTTTGCATCTCCCTCACCCTGAAAAACCTGAGGAATGGCTCCATCAAGAAAAGCCAGGGGCAAGTCTTGGATGCGCCTTCCCTCGGTCCACCCCTTAAATCACCCAAAGCACTCTCAAGCGGTGTGCGAGGGGGTGTTCGGCACACAGAACAGGAAAATGGACTCGGGCAGTGTGGAGATCAGGGAGGTGGAGGTGGTCAAGGCAATAGAGAGAATGGAGAACTGAAGTTTGGCGAAAGAGACATCTGCAAAGCACCACCGGTCACTGAATCAAAGTCCGGCAGCAAACCCACAGGCCGCAAAAGGAGGTGGTCTGCCCCTGAGGGCCGCAAAGTAGAAAATCCCGAAGGAGAGCCTCCTTTAACGTTCCCTAAACCTTCATTCATCCCTCAGGAGGTTAAAATCAGTATCGAAGGCAGATCAAATGTTGGAAAGTGA